Proteins encoded together in one Verrucomicrobiia bacterium window:
- a CDS encoding calcineurin-like phosphoesterase family protein, translating into MKPMPTALLLIVLLAFPAALAVSAEAQLARGRVFDDRNRNGVLDPGEPGIAGVLVSNGEAVVRTDLEGRWELPSCDDCHFFVIKPSGWMTPVDDHQLPKFYYNHKPAGSPELKYGGVPPTGPLPASIDFPLHRQPEPGRFQAIFFADPQARDQKELDYIAHDVIEELIGTDARFGVTLGDILFDDLSLFTNHNAMVALIGIPWYNVIGNHDINFDAAHDDHSDETFERIFGPNYYAFSYGAVHFVVLDNIQWGGAKPEGTGTYTGGLGERQLTFLANLLPHLPEHQLILFMMHIPLTGTADRERLFRLIEHRPYTMSIAGHTHWQAHLHLDAKDGWHGAEPHHHVVNVTVSGSWWSGEPDELGIPHATMGDGAPNGYSIITFDGHQAIVDFKAARRPADYQMNVHAPEVVAAFRSTPDTNAVVHVNVFGGSSRSRVEMRVGDKGDWITLDHVAEPDPYFVRLKQLEGDGSQLRGRPLPQPRISHHLWKAPLPERLPVGTHRIWVRTEDAYGRVFHGSRVIRVE; encoded by the coding sequence ATGAAGCCCATGCCAACCGCCCTGCTTCTGATCGTGCTGCTCGCCTTTCCGGCCGCCCTGGCGGTGTCCGCGGAGGCCCAGCTGGCCCGCGGCAGGGTGTTCGATGACCGGAATCGCAACGGCGTCCTGGACCCTGGCGAACCTGGCATTGCTGGCGTCCTTGTGTCCAATGGGGAGGCGGTGGTTCGAACCGATCTGGAGGGCCGCTGGGAACTGCCGTCGTGTGACGACTGCCATTTCTTCGTGATCAAGCCGAGCGGCTGGATGACCCCGGTGGATGACCATCAGCTTCCGAAGTTCTACTACAACCACAAGCCCGCGGGGTCCCCGGAACTGAAGTATGGCGGGGTGCCTCCCACCGGGCCGCTTCCGGCGTCGATCGATTTTCCCCTTCATCGCCAGCCGGAACCGGGCCGGTTCCAGGCCATTTTCTTTGCCGATCCCCAGGCCCGGGATCAGAAGGAACTCGATTACATCGCCCATGACGTGATCGAGGAACTGATCGGCACCGACGCCAGGTTCGGAGTCACCCTGGGCGACATCCTGTTCGACGATCTGTCGCTGTTCACCAACCACAATGCGATGGTCGCCCTGATCGGCATCCCCTGGTACAACGTCATCGGCAATCACGACATCAACTTCGACGCGGCGCACGACGATCATTCGGACGAGACGTTCGAGCGCATTTTCGGTCCCAACTACTACGCCTTCTCCTATGGCGCGGTGCATTTCGTGGTGCTCGACAACATCCAGTGGGGCGGAGCCAAGCCCGAGGGCACAGGCACCTACACCGGCGGCCTCGGGGAACGGCAGCTCACCTTCCTCGCCAACCTCCTCCCCCACCTTCCCGAGCATCAGCTCATCCTTTTCATGATGCACATCCCGCTGACGGGAACCGCGGACCGTGAACGCCTGTTCCGCCTGATCGAACACCGGCCCTACACCATGTCCATCGCCGGTCACACTCACTGGCAGGCCCATCTGCACCTCGATGCCAAGGACGGCTGGCACGGTGCCGAACCCCATCACCATGTGGTCAATGTCACCGTCTCGGGAAGCTGGTGGAGCGGCGAACCCGACGAACTGGGAATCCCCCACGCCACCATGGGGGACGGCGCCCCCAACGGCTACTCGATCATCACCTTCGACGGGCACCAGGCGATCGTGGATTTCAAAGCGGCCCGGCGCCCTGCGGATTACCAGATGAATGTCCACGCACCGGAAGTCGTGGCCGCCTTTCGCTCCACCCCGGACACCAACGCCGTCGTTCACGTCAATGTCTTTGGCGGCTCGTCCCGTTCCCGGGTCGAAATGCGGGTGGGCGACAAGGGTGACTGGATCACGCTCGACCATGTCGCCGAACCCGATCCCTACTTTGTGCGGCTCAAGCAGCTCGAAGGCGACGGGTCCCAACTGCGGGGCCGTCCGCTTCCCCAACCCCGCATCTCCCATCATCTCTGGAAGGCGCCCCTGCCCGAACGCCTGCCCGTCGGCACTCATCGGATTTGGGTGCGGACCGAGGACGCCTACGGCCGTGTCTTTCACGGTTCGCGCGTGATCCGGGTGGAGTAG
- a CDS encoding PEP-CTERM sorting domain-containing protein (PEP-CTERM proteins occur, often in large numbers, in the proteomes of bacteria that also encode an exosortase, a predicted intramembrane cysteine proteinase. The presence of a PEP-CTERM domain at a protein's C-terminus predicts cleavage within the sorting domain, followed by covalent anchoring to some some component of the (usually Gram-negative) cell surface. Many PEP-CTERM proteins exhibit an unusual sequence composition that includes large numbers of potential glycosylation sites. Expression of one such protein has been shown restore the ability of a bacterium to form floc, a type of biofilm.), translating into MISLVSAWFPAGAALPGFWINEFHYDNTGADVGEFVEVVAPADFTDLAAVRLVLYNGGDGRTYGTPHPLSTFDRGETVEGMTFYSKFIGGIQNGAPDGMSLDVGGEVVHLLSYEGGFLAANGPAAGLFAWDIGVAQSELTPPGSSLGLIGAGAGPSDFLWSALGESTPGRLNFGQTLVPEPPPGALLVVGAVALGAMRRRREKKSGTPETRVSSPR; encoded by the coding sequence ATGATCTCCCTGGTCAGCGCCTGGTTCCCTGCGGGAGCCGCACTTCCTGGGTTCTGGATCAATGAGTTTCACTATGACAATACGGGTGCGGACGTCGGTGAGTTTGTCGAGGTCGTGGCGCCGGCGGACTTTACGGACCTGGCAGCCGTGCGGCTGGTACTCTACAACGGAGGGGACGGCCGGACCTACGGCACGCCGCATCCGCTGAGCACCTTCGATCGGGGCGAGACCGTGGAGGGAATGACCTTCTACTCGAAGTTCATCGGTGGCATCCAGAATGGCGCCCCGGACGGCATGTCACTCGATGTCGGCGGCGAAGTCGTCCACCTGCTGAGTTATGAAGGGGGATTCCTGGCCGCGAACGGACCGGCCGCCGGACTCTTCGCCTGGGATATCGGCGTCGCCCAGTCGGAACTCACTCCCCCGGGAAGCTCGCTGGGTCTGATCGGGGCGGGGGCCGGCCCTTCGGACTTCCTGTGGTCCGCCCTGGGAGAGAGCACGCCGGGGAGACTGAACTTCGGACAAACCCTGGTGCCGGAGCCGCCCCCTGGGGCGCTGTTGGTGGTGGGGGCGGTCGCGCTGGGCGCCATGCGCCGGCGGAGAGAGAAGAAGTCCGGCACCCCGGAGACACGCGTGAGTTCACCCCGTTGA
- a CDS encoding L-lactate permease — protein sequence MSSATLALLALLPIAVVAVFLVGLRWPARRAMPLSFLTAAWLAWGVWGVPATQIAAATVKGLVTAATLIYIIFGAILLLNTLEAGGAMGTIRRGFTHLSPDRRVQAIIVAWLFGAFIEGSAGFGTPAAVAVPLLVGLGFPAMAAVVAGMVIQSTPVSFGALGTPILVGVRTGLSGDPQVQAFADAAGLGTEELLAAIGVRVALIHAMVGTLMPLFVVCLMTRFFGPRRSIRDGLKVWPFALFAAWAMIVPYYLVARTLGPEFPSLLGPLIGLALVVTAARKGWLVPPPEEAWDFGPRAGWEREWSGLIEPRLDPARSGPSLWKAWLPYGVVAGLLVLTRVPVLPLKGWLQGVTLRWSDLFGTGLVADAQPLYLPGTIFVVVSLLTFALHRVPAAEYRRVWSRSLRTLAGASVALIFTVPMVQVFIHTEGGTAGYERMPIALAEGVASLVGGAWPLFAPTIGGLGAFVAGSNTVSNMMFSLFQFGVGQRIGLDPLWMVALQAVGGAAGNIVCVHNVVAASAVVGLLGREGTIIRMTLIPFAYYAAMAGLLGMILVR from the coding sequence ATGAGTTCGGCAACCCTCGCGCTGCTGGCCTTGCTCCCCATCGCGGTGGTCGCGGTGTTCCTGGTGGGGCTTCGATGGCCGGCCCGCCGCGCGATGCCGTTGTCGTTTCTCACCGCCGCCTGGCTGGCCTGGGGCGTCTGGGGGGTGCCCGCGACTCAGATCGCGGCGGCGACCGTGAAGGGATTGGTGACCGCGGCCACCCTGATTTACATCATCTTCGGCGCCATCCTCCTGCTGAACACCCTCGAAGCCGGCGGGGCGATGGGCACCATCCGGCGCGGCTTCACCCATCTGAGTCCGGATCGCCGCGTGCAGGCCATCATCGTGGCGTGGCTCTTCGGGGCCTTCATCGAGGGTTCGGCGGGATTCGGAACGCCGGCCGCGGTGGCCGTGCCCCTGCTGGTCGGACTCGGCTTCCCAGCGATGGCCGCCGTGGTGGCCGGGATGGTGATCCAAAGCACCCCGGTGTCCTTCGGTGCGCTTGGCACTCCGATCCTGGTCGGGGTTCGAACAGGATTGTCCGGCGATCCCCAGGTGCAGGCGTTCGCTGACGCGGCCGGCCTGGGCACGGAGGAGTTGCTCGCGGCCATCGGAGTGCGCGTCGCCCTGATCCACGCGATGGTCGGGACGTTGATGCCGTTGTTCGTGGTCTGCCTGATGACGCGGTTCTTCGGGCCGCGCCGGTCTATCCGGGATGGGTTGAAGGTCTGGCCTTTCGCCCTGTTCGCAGCCTGGGCGATGATCGTGCCCTACTACCTGGTGGCCCGCACCCTGGGTCCCGAGTTCCCGTCGCTGCTGGGTCCCCTCATCGGGTTGGCGCTGGTGGTGACCGCCGCCCGGAAGGGTTGGCTGGTGCCGCCCCCGGAGGAGGCGTGGGACTTCGGGCCGCGCGCGGGATGGGAACGCGAATGGAGCGGCCTCATCGAGCCCCGACTCGACCCGGCCCGGTCGGGACCGTCGCTGTGGAAGGCCTGGCTGCCATATGGCGTGGTGGCGGGATTGCTGGTGCTGACGCGCGTGCCGGTGCTGCCGCTGAAGGGCTGGCTGCAGGGGGTGACGCTGCGCTGGTCGGACCTGTTCGGGACGGGACTGGTGGCCGACGCGCAGCCGTTGTACCTGCCCGGAACGATCTTCGTGGTGGTGTCCCTTCTGACCTTCGCACTGCATCGAGTGCCGGCCGCCGAGTATCGGCGGGTGTGGAGCCGGTCGCTGCGCACCCTGGCGGGCGCCTCGGTCGCGTTGATCTTCACCGTGCCGATGGTCCAGGTCTTCATCCATACCGAAGGCGGGACCGCCGGGTACGAGCGGATGCCGATCGCGCTCGCGGAGGGCGTGGCCTCGCTGGTGGGCGGTGCATGGCCGCTCTTCGCACCGACCATCGGCGGACTGGGGGCGTTCGTGGCCGGGAGCAACACCGTGAGCAACATGATGTTCAGCCTGTTCCAGTTTGGCGTCGGTCAACGCATCGGACTCGATCCTCTGTGGATGGTGGCGCTGCAGGCCGTGGGTGGCGCCGCCGGCAACATCGTATGCGTGCACAACGTCGTGGCGGCATCCGCGGTCGTGGGTCTGTTGGGTCGGGAAGGAACCATCATTCGCATGACCCTCATCCCCTTTGCGTACTATGCCGCCATGGCGGGCCTGCTGGGGATGATCCTGGTCCGTTAG
- a CDS encoding alanine--glyoxylate aminotransferase family protein has translation MQPPLAFEPPRRVLMGPGPSLVAPSVYEAMARPLIGHLDPEFVRLMEEIKGMLRAVFLTDNAMTFPVSGTGSAGMEFCLGNLIEPGDEVVVGVNGVFGGRMAEVAARLGARVIRVEAEWGRIIEPDEVASALGATRQPKLVAVVQAETSTGAWTPVEEIARVAHQAGALMVVDAVTSLGGCPVRVDAWGLDAVYSGTQKCLSAPPGLAPVTLSERALDVARKRRTKVSSWYFDVNLLASYWGEERVYHHTAPISMNYALHEALRLVLLEGLEARWERHRLHHEILREGLAARGLALTAQDGHRLWQLNAVAVPKGVDEAAVRKALLIDHGIEIGAGLGPLKGKVWRIGLMGETSRAAPIEALMQALDQILPSR, from the coding sequence ATGCAACCCCCCCTCGCGTTCGAGCCGCCCCGTCGTGTGCTTATGGGTCCGGGACCAAGCCTGGTGGCGCCGTCGGTGTACGAGGCGATGGCCCGCCCGCTGATCGGGCACCTGGACCCCGAGTTCGTGCGGTTGATGGAGGAGATCAAGGGGATGCTGCGCGCGGTCTTCCTCACGGACAACGCCATGACCTTCCCCGTAAGCGGAACCGGCAGCGCCGGAATGGAGTTCTGCCTGGGAAACCTGATCGAACCGGGGGACGAAGTGGTGGTGGGGGTGAACGGGGTGTTCGGCGGTCGCATGGCGGAAGTCGCCGCCCGGTTGGGGGCCCGGGTGATCCGGGTCGAGGCCGAATGGGGGCGGATCATCGAACCGGACGAGGTGGCCTCGGCCCTGGGCGCGACGCGGCAACCGAAGCTGGTGGCGGTGGTGCAGGCGGAAACCTCGACGGGTGCGTGGACACCGGTCGAGGAGATTGCCCGGGTGGCACATCAGGCCGGGGCCCTGATGGTGGTGGATGCCGTGACGTCCCTGGGCGGATGCCCCGTGCGCGTGGACGCCTGGGGGCTCGATGCGGTGTACAGCGGAACCCAGAAGTGCCTGAGCGCCCCGCCGGGCCTGGCGCCGGTGACCTTGAGCGAGCGGGCGCTCGACGTGGCGAGGAAACGCCGCACCAAGGTGTCGAGCTGGTACTTCGACGTGAACCTGCTGGCCTCGTACTGGGGCGAGGAACGCGTGTATCACCATACCGCCCCCATCTCGATGAATTACGCCCTGCACGAGGCCCTGCGACTCGTGCTCCTCGAAGGACTCGAGGCAAGATGGGAACGGCACCGGCTCCATCACGAGATCCTGCGGGAAGGCCTGGCCGCGAGGGGCCTGGCGTTGACCGCCCAGGATGGACACCGGCTCTGGCAGCTCAACGCGGTGGCGGTGCCCAAGGGAGTGGACGAGGCCGCGGTGCGAAAGGCCCTGCTGATTGACCACGGCATCGAAATCGGGGCGGGTCTGGGACCGCTCAAGGGCAAGGTGTGGCGCATCGGGTTGATGGGGGAGACCAGCCGGGCCGCCCCGATCGAGGCCCTGATGCAGGCGCTCGACCAGATCCTGCCAAGCCGTTGA
- the ccsA gene encoding cytochrome c biogenesis protein CcsA, translated as MVSRFAYPLIIPGPNPGHDREDWSNAGAAMMNAAHSDRVPEPMRFFASMNDSFRAGEGAAFNQAVADYHRWLLAHDYAPEVTKAGWEHFYNRFQGFYRSMVLYIAALVCAFVCWFNRNETIRRSGVGLAVVALVIHTAGLIFRMALEGRPPVTNLYSSAIFIGWGSVILGLILERLYRDGIGTVVAGLTGFTTLVVAHNLSMSGDTMEMLRAVLDTNFWLATHVVVITLGYSAAFVAGFLAVLYILRGVFTTGLTPGAARSLSRMVYGVICFATLFSFVGTVLGGIWADQSWGRFWGWDPKENGALLIVLWNAFYLHGRWGKILSEKALMATAVFGNVITAFSWFGTNMLGIGLHSYGFMDAAFKWLILFDISQLAVIGLALLPLRYWRSFRDPAPTPRPPTATQTPDRSSPSDLLPKPRTA; from the coding sequence ATGGTCTCCCGGTTTGCCTATCCGCTGATCATCCCCGGGCCGAATCCCGGGCATGATCGGGAGGACTGGTCCAATGCGGGGGCGGCGATGATGAACGCCGCCCATTCGGACCGTGTGCCCGAGCCGATGCGTTTCTTCGCGTCGATGAACGATTCGTTCCGGGCCGGCGAAGGCGCGGCGTTCAACCAGGCGGTGGCGGACTACCATCGGTGGCTGCTCGCCCATGACTACGCGCCGGAAGTGACGAAGGCCGGCTGGGAACACTTCTACAATCGTTTCCAGGGCTTCTACCGCTCGATGGTGCTTTACATCGCCGCGCTCGTATGCGCGTTCGTGTGCTGGTTCAACCGCAACGAAACCATCCGCCGCAGCGGCGTCGGGCTGGCCGTTGTCGCCCTGGTCATTCACACCGCCGGCCTGATCTTCCGCATGGCCCTGGAAGGCCGTCCGCCGGTCACCAACCTCTATTCCTCTGCCATCTTCATCGGCTGGGGGAGCGTGATCCTTGGGCTCATTCTCGAACGGCTGTACCGCGACGGCATCGGCACCGTGGTGGCCGGGCTTACCGGATTCACGACCCTGGTGGTCGCGCATAATCTCTCCATGAGCGGGGACACGATGGAGATGCTGCGGGCCGTGCTGGACACCAACTTCTGGCTGGCAACGCACGTGGTGGTGATCACCCTCGGGTATTCGGCCGCGTTCGTCGCCGGCTTCCTGGCGGTGCTCTACATTCTCCGCGGCGTCTTCACCACCGGCCTCACCCCCGGGGCCGCCCGGTCCCTGTCCCGCATGGTCTATGGCGTCATCTGCTTCGCGACACTGTTCAGCTTTGTGGGCACGGTGCTTGGCGGGATCTGGGCCGATCAGTCGTGGGGCCGGTTCTGGGGTTGGGATCCCAAGGAGAACGGCGCCCTGCTGATCGTGCTCTGGAACGCCTTCTACCTGCACGGCCGGTGGGGGAAGATCCTTTCCGAGAAGGCGCTGATGGCCACCGCCGTGTTCGGGAATGTCATCACCGCCTTTTCCTGGTTCGGCACGAACATGCTTGGCATCGGGCTGCACAGTTACGGCTTCATGGATGCCGCCTTCAAGTGGCTGATCCTCTTCGACATTTCCCAACTGGCGGTGATCGGCCTCGCGCTCCTGCCGCTGCGCTACTGGCGCAGCTTCCGGGACCCGGCCCCCACCCCGCGCCCGCCGACGGCCACCCAGACTCCGGATCGTTCGAGTCCCTCGGACCTCCTGCCCAAACCCCGGACCGCCTGA
- a CDS encoding dehydrogenase, which translates to MQRPGPRTAAIATAMAAVSLLVVSPSARPDLPHLHDPRLELTLIAEEPRIVTPIGLVIDARDRLFVVESHTHLPPRDYPGPKTDRIKLFTGADGDGRAQRITTFAEGFIDAMNLALSPEGEVHVVCAREVWVLHDRDDDGVSESRTRLLEVRTANRYSHSCLLGIVFGPDGWLYVSRGNNGAQPYRILGTDGSTVEGWGDGGQVIRCRPDGSRLEVFATGFWNPFDLKFDRRGRFVLIDNDPDARGPNRLLHLVRHGDYGYRSIHGGGGNHPFQGWDGDLPGSLPYAGGTGEAPSGLLDAHRTSLPADYRDQWLVTIWNENRIDRFTTRPRGVSFAASPAPWISGDANFRPVALDADSRGNVFFTDWVLVDYPNHGRGRVWRVAPRHPAGSDAPHLPARPHHAPLEPDPEWAAVEALSTVRDPAGVPRILAALADPDPFVRHAAVVGFAQPSFVEDALRALAHADPAVRSGALLGLQRLPFPNPESILRERLDDPDEEVRRIVLVWTAEAGLLGLRDDLDRAIAFPDLSPVLFESYLAAVEALDPDFVAARTRIPFETSQRADRIPRRLDPALVEALVTDPGRPAAVRALAMTRLATPLDAGVTDQLLGLVRHPDPVLQREALRTLGHASAATVLPPLIEFARDPSQSVGLRAEALQTLGGWPGFARTNALAWLDDPNPALQSTAIRLLRPMAGQPLVRQALRQRLRTAAEQSLASSVVEQLAFALAPHEAETTASPPRPDSPEGWRAILARGGDPEAGGRVFFSPEVGCSQCHQVRRRGGGIGPDLSHIAQSLDRDALIRAILQPSEGFAPQWQAWFVELRNGDEFLGLQLDHQSRGDIELFTTEGITRRFRGSDIARYGVLPRSLMPDGLEETMTVTEFRDLLAFLESLR; encoded by the coding sequence TTGCAACGTCCCGGCCCCCGCACGGCCGCCATCGCCACGGCGATGGCGGCCGTCTCGTTGCTGGTCGTCAGCCCGTCCGCGCGCCCGGACCTTCCGCACCTTCACGATCCCCGCCTGGAACTGACTCTCATCGCGGAGGAACCCCGGATCGTCACCCCGATCGGGCTCGTCATTGACGCTCGCGACCGCCTCTTCGTGGTCGAATCCCACACCCATCTTCCCCCCAGGGACTACCCGGGCCCCAAGACCGACCGGATCAAGCTCTTCACTGGCGCCGACGGCGATGGAAGGGCTCAACGCATCACCACCTTTGCCGAGGGCTTCATCGACGCGATGAACCTCGCCCTCTCCCCGGAGGGCGAGGTCCACGTCGTCTGCGCCCGCGAGGTCTGGGTCCTGCACGACCGCGACGACGATGGGGTCAGCGAATCCCGCACCCGGCTCCTCGAAGTCCGGACCGCCAACCGGTATTCCCATAGTTGCCTCCTTGGCATTGTCTTCGGCCCGGATGGCTGGCTCTACGTCTCCCGCGGCAACAACGGCGCCCAGCCTTATCGCATCCTCGGCACCGACGGATCGACGGTCGAGGGCTGGGGTGATGGCGGCCAGGTGATCCGCTGCCGGCCCGATGGGTCCCGGCTCGAGGTCTTTGCCACCGGCTTCTGGAATCCCTTCGACCTCAAGTTCGACCGCCGCGGTCGCTTCGTCCTCATCGACAACGATCCCGATGCCCGCGGCCCCAATCGCCTCCTTCACCTTGTCCGGCACGGCGACTACGGCTACCGCTCCATCCACGGGGGCGGCGGCAACCATCCGTTCCAGGGCTGGGACGGCGACCTTCCGGGCTCGTTGCCTTACGCCGGCGGGACTGGCGAGGCGCCCAGCGGCCTGCTGGATGCCCACCGGACCTCCCTGCCGGCGGATTACCGCGATCAATGGCTGGTCACCATCTGGAACGAGAACCGCATCGACCGCTTCACAACCCGGCCCCGGGGCGTCTCGTTCGCGGCGTCCCCCGCCCCGTGGATTTCCGGCGATGCCAACTTCCGCCCGGTCGCCCTCGACGCGGATTCCCGCGGCAACGTCTTCTTCACAGACTGGGTTCTCGTCGATTACCCGAATCATGGACGCGGTCGCGTCTGGCGGGTCGCGCCCCGCCACCCCGCCGGATCCGATGCACCGCATCTTCCCGCACGGCCCCATCACGCCCCGCTGGAACCGGATCCCGAGTGGGCGGCGGTCGAAGCCCTGTCCACCGTCCGCGATCCGGCCGGGGTCCCGCGGATCCTCGCGGCCCTGGCCGATCCCGACCCGTTCGTCCGCCATGCGGCCGTCGTGGGCTTCGCCCAGCCGTCCTTCGTCGAGGACGCGCTTCGAGCCCTTGCCCATGCCGATCCCGCGGTCCGATCCGGCGCTCTCCTCGGCCTGCAACGGCTTCCGTTTCCGAACCCGGAGTCCATCCTACGCGAGCGCCTGGACGATCCGGATGAAGAAGTCCGGCGCATCGTTCTGGTCTGGACGGCCGAGGCCGGACTTCTCGGACTTCGGGACGACCTCGACCGCGCCATCGCCTTCCCCGACCTGTCTCCGGTCCTCTTCGAGTCCTATCTCGCCGCCGTTGAAGCACTCGATCCGGACTTCGTGGCGGCCCGCACCCGCATCCCGTTCGAAACGTCCCAGCGCGCCGACCGGATTCCGCGACGCCTCGACCCCGCCCTCGTCGAGGCGCTCGTCACCGACCCCGGCCGCCCTGCGGCCGTGAGGGCGCTGGCCATGACGCGCCTGGCCACGCCTCTCGATGCGGGTGTGACCGACCAGCTCCTCGGGCTCGTCCGGCATCCGGATCCCGTCCTCCAACGCGAGGCCCTCCGCACCCTGGGGCATGCGAGTGCCGCCACGGTCCTGCCGCCCCTGATTGAGTTCGCCCGCGACCCGTCCCAATCCGTCGGGCTGCGCGCTGAAGCCCTTCAGACCCTTGGGGGCTGGCCCGGGTTTGCCCGCACCAATGCCCTGGCCTGGCTCGACGACCCGAACCCGGCACTCCAGTCCACGGCCATCCGCCTGCTCCGCCCGATGGCCGGCCAACCGCTCGTCCGGCAAGCCCTCCGCCAGCGTCTGCGCACCGCCGCGGAGCAGTCCCTTGCATCCTCCGTCGTCGAGCAACTGGCCTTTGCGCTCGCCCCCCACGAGGCGGAGACGACCGCGTCCCCACCCCGACCTGATTCCCCGGAAGGCTGGCGCGCCATTCTCGCCCGCGGCGGGGATCCGGAAGCGGGAGGCCGGGTCTTCTTTTCCCCGGAAGTGGGTTGCTCCCAGTGCCACCAGGTCCGTCGGCGCGGCGGTGGGATTGGGCCCGACCTCAGCCACATTGCCCAGTCGCTCGACCGCGACGCCCTGATACGGGCCATCCTGCAACCCAGCGAAGGATTCGCGCCCCAATGGCAGGCCTGGTTTGTGGAGCTTCGCAACGGCGACGAGTTCCTTGGTCTCCAGCTCGACCACCAGAGCCGCGGCGACATCGAACTGTTCACCACCGAAGGCATCACCCGCCGCTTCCGCGGCTCCGACATCGCCCGCTATGGCGTCCTCCCCCGGTCCCTCATGCCCGACGGTCTCGAGGAAACCATGACGGTGACCGAGTTCCGCGACCTCCTCGCCTTCCTCGAATCCCTTCGCTGA
- a CDS encoding four-carbon acid sugar kinase family protein: MNQLLLAYYGDDFTGSTDVMDVLARAGLRTVLFLDPPSGAQLARFRGLRAFGVAGGSRTLAPEAMDRELPPVLEALRASGAPIVHYKICSTFDSAPHIGSIGRALEIGRRVFGPGRVPMIVGAPSLGRYVVFGNLFARSGLDSEPSRLDRHPTMRCHPITPMAEADLRLHLRDQTDRDVALFDVLQIEADDADARRNRLPADGPVLFDTLNDAHLARIGRWVWEDVLAGRTRLSVSSSGLEHALVGWWRHAALLAPPPPEAAPATPHPLLVVSGSCSPVTSRQIGRAIAAGALDLPLDPLALLDGSLPDETLRLASDALRANQSVVLHTSRGPEDPRRLAGATSGQRSRLSTALGRCIDRILSGTPTRRTVVCGGDTGLGVARALGIESLEFLAPLAPGGPWCRAAAPDRAADARAFLFKGGQIGRDAILLDAARTHLEPPPIPLPSHPTPGAWNVRG; this comes from the coding sequence ATGAATCAGCTCCTGCTCGCCTACTACGGGGACGATTTCACCGGGTCCACGGACGTGATGGATGTCCTTGCCCGGGCGGGGCTGCGCACCGTGCTTTTTCTGGATCCGCCGTCCGGCGCCCAGCTCGCGCGGTTCCGCGGTCTGCGGGCCTTCGGGGTTGCGGGCGGTTCCAGGACCCTGGCGCCGGAGGCCATGGACCGCGAACTCCCGCCGGTCCTCGAGGCGCTGCGGGCCAGCGGCGCTCCGATCGTCCACTACAAGATCTGCTCGACCTTCGACTCCGCGCCTCACATCGGATCGATCGGCCGCGCCCTGGAAATTGGCCGCCGCGTCTTCGGTCCCGGTCGCGTCCCCATGATCGTCGGCGCCCCGTCCCTGGGCCGGTACGTGGTGTTCGGGAACCTCTTCGCCCGTTCCGGACTCGACTCCGAGCCGTCGCGACTCGACCGGCACCCGACGATGCGCTGCCACCCGATCACGCCGATGGCGGAGGCCGATCTGCGACTGCACCTCCGCGACCAGACCGACCGCGACGTGGCGTTGTTCGATGTTCTCCAGATCGAGGCGGACGACGCGGATGCCCGTCGGAACCGGCTTCCCGCCGATGGGCCGGTGCTGTTCGACACCCTGAACGACGCCCATCTGGCGAGGATAGGCCGCTGGGTGTGGGAGGATGTGCTGGCCGGGCGCACCCGGCTGTCGGTTTCGTCGTCGGGCCTCGAACACGCCCTGGTGGGCTGGTGGCGGCACGCCGCGCTGCTGGCCCCACCCCCGCCGGAGGCGGCCCCTGCCACGCCGCATCCGCTCCTGGTCGTCTCCGGAAGCTGTTCCCCGGTCACCAGCCGGCAGATCGGGCGGGCCATCGCGGCGGGGGCGTTGGATCTTCCGCTCGATCCCCTGGCCCTGCTCGATGGCAGTCTTCCGGACGAGACGCTTCGGCTCGCCTCGGACGCGCTTCGCGCCAATCAGAGCGTCGTGCTTCACACCAGCCGCGGCCCGGAAGACCCGCGCCGGCTTGCGGGCGCCACGTCCGGACAGCGGAGCCGGTTGAGCACGGCGCTGGGCCGTTGCATCGACCGGATCCTCTCCGGCACCCCCACCCGCCGCACGGTAGTCTGCGGCGGCGACACCGGCCTGGGTGTGGCACGGGCGCTGGGCATCGAATCGCTCGAGTTCCTGGCGCCCCTGGCCCCGGGGGGCCCCTGGTGCCGGGCCGCCGCGCCGGACCGGGCCGCCGACGCCCGCGCATTTCTTTTCAAGGGCGGCCAGATCGGACGCGACGCCATTCTCCTCGACGCCGCGCGAACGCATCTCGAACCGCCCCCCATCCCGCTGCCCTCCCACCCGACTCCCGGGGCTTGGAACGTCCGGGGGTGA